Proteins co-encoded in one Candidatus Eisenbacteria bacterium genomic window:
- a CDS encoding BrnA antitoxin family protein, translating to MRKQYDFSKAKRGPVVRVAKGKTRITIRLDGDVLTWFKSQVHAAGGGSYQNLINTALHEYIQQRQQPLEETLRRVLREELKRAS from the coding sequence ATGCGAAAACAGTATGACTTCAGCAAGGCGAAGCGCGGCCCTGTGGTCCGTGTGGCCAAGGGCAAGACGCGGATCACCATCCGTCTCGACGGCGATGTGCTGACTTGGTTCAAGAGCCAGGTTCATGCTGCTGGTGGCGGCAGCTACCAAAACCTCATCAACACGGCCCTGCACGAGTATATCCAGCAGCGGCAGCAGCCGCTCGAGGAGACCTTGCGCCGAGTACTCCGAGAGGAACTCAAACGTGCCAGCTAA